From the genome of Geminocystis herdmanii PCC 6308, one region includes:
- a CDS encoding Eco57I restriction-modification methylase domain-containing protein, translating into MTHFLLLNATVNKIDLNRKRPPQINIIGVGGGDTGEGNTGNGVKGSDRTYQQLELNFPIEEWRDAIYAKIVVKCGNRRYWEDWAKDVAVIADRHISRIKGLLANSQSEARQAFDEFLAGLHCNLNPNVTEDEAIEMLSQHLITKPVFDALFEGYEFTKFNPVSQTMQRILDVLEGQSLEKETQSLTKFYESVRDRASGIDNAQGKQKIIVELYDKFFRNAFPRLVERLGIVYTPVEVVDFIINSADYVLKQEFGVGLTDEGVHILDPFTGTGTFLVRLLQSGLIKPEDLQRKFTKELHANEILLLAYYIAAINIEETYHYLTQSSVTAIDNSVIASYNEAISSHHLNPEIASGNIDESQNLGVNNPPRNDNLGGYQSFNGIVLTDTFQMFENDGYLMEKIFPENNQRVIDQKRQDITVIIGNPPYSAGQSNANDANQNIRYELLEKRIEETYRSALKGTGKKALYDSYIKAFRWGSDRVKNKGIVCFISNGSFIDSNTTAGLRKCLPEEFTDVYCFNLRGFIRGKSGDNAKKEGQNVFNIMTGVAIVIMIKNPEKQPSGHINYYDIGDYLSREQKLKVIQKFGDISSVGWLKIAPNDNHDWINQRNKEFTAFTGLSKKDDNNKLQTIFDIRSSGLVTNRDSWVYNFCDTPTLTYGTDVGFQISLLGFSASSGGSSCRFLHSPDTTILHRLQHRLPNGC; encoded by the coding sequence TTGACTCATTTTTTACTGCTTAATGCTACTGTCAATAAAATTGATTTGAACCGTAAACGTCCACCCCAAATTAATATTATCGGTGTTGGCGGTGGTGATACTGGTGAGGGTAATACTGGTAATGGTGTTAAAGGTAGCGATCGCACTTATCAACAGCTAGAACTAAATTTCCCCATTGAGGAATGGCGAGATGCTATCTATGCCAAAATCGTAGTTAAATGCGGTAATCGCCGTTATTGGGAAGATTGGGCGAAGGATGTTGCTGTCATTGCCGATCGACATATTTCCCGTATTAAGGGCTTATTGGCTAACTCTCAATCGGAAGCCCGTCAAGCATTTGATGAGTTTTTAGCAGGTTTACACTGCAATCTTAATCCTAATGTTACTGAGGATGAAGCGATCGAGATGTTATCCCAACATCTGATTACGAAACCAGTATTTGATGCTTTATTTGAAGGTTACGAGTTTACTAAATTTAATCCTGTTTCTCAAACCATGCAACGCATTTTAGATGTGTTAGAAGGGCAATCTTTAGAGAAGGAAACCCAAAGTTTAACTAAGTTTTATGAAAGTGTCAGAGATAGGGCTTCTGGTATTGATAATGCTCAAGGGAAACAGAAAATTATTGTTGAACTATACGATAAGTTTTTCCGCAATGCTTTCCCCCGTTTGGTAGAAAGATTAGGCATTGTTTATACTCCAGTGGAAGTAGTGGACTTCATTATTAATAGTGCTGATTATGTCTTAAAACAAGAGTTTGGAGTCGGTTTAACCGATGAGGGTGTGCATATTTTAGACCCCTTCACTGGTACGGGTACTTTTCTTGTTAGACTATTACAAAGTGGGTTAATTAAACCAGAGGATTTACAACGGAAATTTACTAAGGAATTACACGCTAATGAGATTCTTTTATTAGCTTATTATATTGCCGCTATTAATATTGAGGAAACCTATCATTATTTAACTCAATCATCTGTCACTGCGATCGATAATTCTGTCATTGCGAGTTATAACGAAGCAATCTCCTCTCACCACCTGAATCCAGAGATTGCTTCGGGGAATATTGATGAAAGTCAAAATTTAGGGGTTAATAATCCCCCTCGCAATGACAATTTGGGAGGCTATCAATCTTTTAATGGAATTGTTCTGACTGATACTTTCCAAATGTTTGAAAATGATGGTTATTTAATGGAAAAAATATTTCCTGAAAATAATCAAAGGGTGATTGATCAAAAGAGACAGGATATTACTGTTATTATTGGTAATCCACCTTATTCTGCTGGTCAAAGTAATGCTAATGATGCAAACCAAAATATTAGATACGAATTACTCGAAAAAAGAATAGAGGAAACTTATCGGTCTGCTTTAAAGGGGACGGGGAAAAAAGCTCTTTATGATTCTTATATCAAGGCTTTTCGGTGGGGTAGTGACAGAGTAAAAAATAAAGGAATTGTCTGTTTTATTAGTAATGGTTCATTTATTGATAGCAATACAACCGCAGGGTTAAGAAAGTGTTTACCTGAAGAATTTACTGATGTTTATTGTTTTAATTTAAGAGGTTTTATTAGGGGAAAATCAGGAGACAATGCCAAAAAAGAAGGGCAAAACGTTTTCAACATAATGACGGGAGTTGCTATTGTTATCATGATTAAAAATCCAGAGAAGCAACCGTCAGGTCATATTAATTACTATGATATAGGCGACTATTTAAGCCGTGAACAAAAGCTAAAAGTTATTCAAAAATTTGGTGATATATCCAGTGTTGGTTGGTTGAAAATCGCACCTAATGACAATCACGACTGGATAAATCAGCGTAATAAAGAATTTACAGCTTTTACTGGACTCAGTAAAAAAGATGATAACAACAAACTACAAACAATTTTCGATATCCGATCTAGCGGTTTGGTCACTAACCGAGATTCTTGGGTATATAATTTTTGTGACACTCCCACGCTGACCTACGGTACAGACGTGGGCTTCCAAATATCGCTACTTGGATTTTCTGCTTCTTCGGGTGGTTCTAGCTGTCGATTTCTCCACAGCCCCGATACCACGATCCTCCACAGACTGCAACACCGTCTGCCCAACGGCTGTTAA
- a CDS encoding BrnT family toxin, whose translation MKNFNWNENKNNLLIQERNISFPEVVKAIKEGDLLDVIDHYNQEKYSQQCIFIIKLRDYVYLVPFVESDQEIFLKTIIPSRKMTKKYLRGNANE comes from the coding sequence GTGAAAAATTTTAACTGGAATGAAAACAAAAATAACTTATTAATCCAAGAACGAAATATTAGTTTTCCTGAAGTTGTGAAAGCAATTAAAGAAGGGGATTTATTAGATGTAATCGATCATTATAATCAAGAAAAGTATAGCCAACAATGTATTTTTATCATAAAATTAAGAGATTATGTTTATTTAGTTCCCTTTGTTGAAAGTGATCAGGAAATATTTTTAAAAACAATAATACCTAGTAGAAAAATGACAAAAAAATATTTAAGAGGTAATGCAAATGAGTAA
- a CDS encoding helix-turn-helix domain-containing protein — protein MNYKSKIKQIRENKNFTQKELSEKLNINVSTLRNWENNRRILKHFRYVADLCNVLNCSPLDLYTEEE, from the coding sequence ATGAATTATAAATCCAAAATAAAACAAATCCGAGAAAACAAAAATTTTACCCAGAAAGAACTATCGGAAAAATTAAATATTAACGTTTCAACCCTTAGAAATTGGGAAAATAATAGAAGAATATTAAAACATTTCCGTTATGTAGCTGATTTATGTAACGTCTTAAATTGTAGCCCACTAGATTTATATACAGAAGAAGAATAA
- a CDS encoding toprim domain-containing protein → MPLAYLPFAYLHQTQIMPSPSIDVYIAHGWGLNNVIGYVNSSFNNNQLQVLKQSGIKQIYINPDNDLGGKNGTIKMIYDLLNNKMQPFVFCLDDQYKDLNDLFVKLGGEEAKKVFQEQFNSSINGIDWLTNYLINLDKNNRVKEFLNIISKLTYQEHKTIIATKLLK, encoded by the coding sequence TTGCCTCTTGCCTACTTGCCTTTTGCCTACCTTCACCAAACTCAAATTATGCCCTCGCCAAGTATAGATGTTTATATAGCTCATGGTTGGGGTTTAAATAATGTAATTGGTTACGTTAATTCTAGTTTTAATAATAATCAGTTACAGGTATTAAAACAGAGTGGTATTAAACAAATTTATATTAATCCTGATAATGATTTAGGAGGTAAAAATGGTACAATAAAAATGATTTATGATTTACTCAATAATAAAATGCAACCTTTTGTTTTTTGTTTAGATGATCAGTATAAAGACTTGAATGATTTATTTGTCAAGTTAGGAGGAGAAGAAGCGAAAAAGGTGTTTCAAGAACAATTTAATTCTTCTATAAATGGAATTGATTGGTTAACTAATTATTTAATAAATTTAGATAAGAATAATAGAGTTAAGGAATTTTTAAATATTATTTCTAAATTAACTTATCAAGAACATAAAACAATAATTGCAACCAAGTTACTTAAGTAA
- a CDS encoding type ISP restriction/modification enzyme translates to MHPTPKRSYFLSCLRRGASRRRAKEELFANIQKTINFYNKERERFFEAKSKDSSLQIEKFIKYDSTFITWDTRKLRGGLEKNRAIEFDPNDLRVAVYRPFCKQYLYFNHHLIHSRYCQPDFFPNDTTNNLVICVPGQGGRCDFSVFISNTLLDLNIFESGIAVSYEL, encoded by the coding sequence ATTCATCCCACGCCGAAACGTAGTTATTTTCTTTCGTGTTTACGGCGTGGGGCTTCTCGCCGAAGAGCTAAAGAAGAACTTTTTGCAAATATCCAAAAAACTATCAACTTTTATAATAAAGAAAGAGAACGTTTTTTTGAGGCAAAATCAAAAGACTCTAGTTTACAAATTGAAAAGTTTATTAAATATGATTCAACTTTCATTACTTGGGATACAAGAAAACTAAGAGGCGGACTTGAAAAAAACAGGGCAATTGAATTTGATCCAAATGACTTGAGAGTAGCTGTTTACCGCCCTTTTTGCAAACAATATTTATATTTTAATCATCATCTTATACACTCTCGCTATTGTCAGCCCGACTTTTTCCCAAATGATACTACAAATAATCTCGTTATTTGTGTACCTGGACAAGGGGGAAGATGTGATTTTTCTGTGTTTATTTCTAATACTTTACTCGATTTGAATATTTTTGAATCAGGTATAGCAGTCAGTTATGAGTTGTGA
- a CDS encoding ferrochelatase yields the protein MVATPERIIDNTSTANPVDRVAVLLMGYGEVESYDDFANYNEQALNLLTAKFAPVPTWIYPPIAKLLAVFDLHEWSHQHGNFISPHNAIFERQRSNIEHHLQHTWGDRVKVFKAFNFCAPHLPEQVLQQIQAEGFDKVLIYPLLVVDSIFTSGIAVEQVNQALAKPANLQEHWIKGMRYLPSFYNEPEYIELLAKMVEREISHSLSGAYLPSEIGIVLMNHGCPHEAKGFTSGIDESQKLYDLVRERLINRFPMISVGWLNHQTPLIKWTQPNAELAGRNLIELGAKALVFMPIGFATENHETLLDVEHIIESLQKKYPTVNYVQMECVNDNDEFCAMAAQWANPQIESLLNDEAMVINPSLASASHTKGHHHHHDHDHHHHHH from the coding sequence GTGGTTGCAACTCCCGAAAGAATTATCGACAACACCTCTACCGCTAACCCTGTCGATCGAGTGGCGGTATTATTAATGGGGTATGGTGAAGTAGAAAGTTATGATGACTTTGCCAATTATAACGAACAAGCCTTAAACCTTTTAACCGCCAAATTTGCTCCCGTGCCAACATGGATATATCCCCCCATTGCCAAATTGTTGGCAGTGTTTGATTTACACGAATGGAGTCATCAACACGGTAACTTTATCTCCCCCCATAACGCTATCTTTGAAAGACAACGATCGAACATAGAACATCACTTACAACATACATGGGGCGATCGAGTCAAAGTATTTAAAGCCTTCAACTTTTGCGCTCCTCACCTACCCGAACAAGTATTACAGCAAATTCAAGCAGAAGGATTTGATAAAGTTTTAATCTATCCCTTACTCGTAGTTGATTCTATTTTTACCAGTGGTATCGCCGTAGAACAAGTAAACCAAGCCCTAGCCAAACCAGCCAATTTACAAGAACATTGGATTAAAGGAATGCGCTATCTACCCTCTTTTTACAATGAACCAGAATACATTGAATTACTTGCCAAAATGGTAGAAAGAGAAATTAGTCATAGTTTAAGCGGTGCTTATTTACCCTCAGAAATTGGCATTGTCTTAATGAATCATGGATGTCCTCACGAAGCTAAAGGTTTTACCTCTGGCATTGATGAAAGTCAAAAATTGTATGATTTAGTCAGAGAAAGACTGATTAATCGTTTCCCCATGATTTCCGTAGGTTGGTTAAATCATCAAACCCCCCTCATCAAATGGACTCAACCCAATGCCGAATTAGCTGGAAGAAACCTGATTGAATTGGGGGCGAAAGCCTTAGTCTTTATGCCCATTGGCTTTGCCACAGAAAACCACGAAACCCTGTTAGATGTCGAACACATCATCGAATCATTACAGAAAAAATATCCTACCGTTAATTATGTACAGATGGAATGTGTTAACGATAACGATGAATTTTGTGCTATGGCAGCGCAGTGGGCAAATCCTCAAATTGAATCTTTACTCAATGATGAAGCAATGGTAATTAACCCTAGTCTTGCCAGTGCAAGTCATACAAAAGGCCATCATCATCACCATGATCATGATCACCATCATCATCACCACTAA
- a CDS encoding DICT sensory domain-containing protein — MLPESTLYQLKNSQKEGQLPSSYGVYYKNTLVALCHALEDHILQHNYEDDIYKPLVLVTFQQGKWYAQEAERYWDLAKHSRQVAIAAVADSGFASHPTSQLDNVELVHLREDDSFVEEWNLVILAPDYAAMVLCHELSPQEYKAGSEPQTDTERKFYGLWTFDRALVETAVDILTQRMKPYNVSLGDKLEKMRWQIKYISPSGVVDLTGVVNRIVSYLQTSQQELVTVNRQTRELRDLEGQALKLNRNLAASKLQAFLRMAQKVDNNDPFNSNASLQVAALAETLGQILDLPTLQLRRLRLAGLLFRIGLAEAPTEIFTENLQELNSSIYQFWIDRAILGSRVLSAMSELEPITKIVYHQLEYWNGSGTPDGLKASQIPLESRILGLVTYFQELTQPRGERQAYSLSDAFVKCENYSNIRFDPSLIESLKTVIRLTEMGLMKLPDRPSQLPPVWLEEATR, encoded by the coding sequence TTATGGTGTTTATTATAAAAACACTCTTGTCGCATTATGTCACGCTTTAGAAGATCATATTTTACAACATAATTACGAAGACGATATATATAAACCCTTGGTATTGGTGACATTTCAACAGGGAAAGTGGTACGCTCAAGAAGCCGAGCGATATTGGGATTTAGCGAAACATTCCCGACAAGTAGCCATCGCCGCCGTAGCGGATAGTGGTTTTGCTTCTCATCCCACAAGTCAGCTAGATAATGTAGAATTGGTACATTTACGGGAAGATGATAGTTTTGTGGAGGAATGGAATTTAGTTATTTTAGCACCAGATTACGCCGCTATGGTGCTTTGTCATGAGCTTTCCCCTCAAGAGTATAAAGCTGGAAGTGAACCTCAAACCGATACAGAAAGAAAGTTTTACGGTTTATGGACTTTCGATCGAGCTTTAGTAGAAACAGCTGTGGACATTTTAACCCAAAGGATGAAACCTTACAATGTATCTCTAGGGGATAAACTAGAAAAAATGCGTTGGCAAATCAAATATATTTCGCCGTCGGGGGTAGTAGATTTAACAGGAGTAGTTAATCGTATTGTATCTTATCTACAAACCAGTCAACAAGAATTAGTCACCGTCAATCGTCAAACAAGAGAGTTACGAGATTTAGAAGGACAAGCATTGAAACTGAATCGTAACTTAGCCGCTAGTAAACTTCAAGCCTTCCTGAGAATGGCGCAAAAAGTCGATAATAATGATCCTTTTAACTCCAATGCTTCCTTACAAGTAGCTGCCTTAGCGGAAACTTTAGGACAAATTCTCGATTTACCTACCCTACAATTAAGACGATTAAGACTAGCCGGGTTATTATTCCGTATTGGTTTAGCAGAAGCACCAACGGAAATATTTACCGAGAATCTTCAAGAATTAAATTCTAGCATCTATCAGTTTTGGATCGATCGAGCCATTTTAGGTTCTCGTGTACTATCCGCTATGAGTGAATTAGAACCTATCACGAAAATTGTTTATCATCAACTAGAATACTGGAATGGAAGCGGTACACCTGACGGTTTAAAAGCCTCACAAATCCCCTTAGAATCGAGAATTTTAGGATTAGTCACCTATTTTCAAGAATTAACTCAACCAAGGGGAGAAAGACAAGCCTATAGCCTTTCTGATGCCTTCGTCAAATGTGAAAACTATAGTAATATCAGATTTGATCCTAGTCTCATCGAATCCTTAAAAACCGTGATTCGCTTAACAGAAATGGGTTTAATGAAACTACCCGATCGTCCAAGTCAACTACCTCCCGTGTGGTTAGAAGAAGCCACAAGGTAA
- a CDS encoding restriction endonuclease, producing the protein MTIHTILEEFRQTATSERDKGDKFERLILQYLQTDPIYQEHFSKVWLWMDFPLRNHAPDTGIDLVAQERDTGDYCAIQCKFYDRTYTLEKKDIDSFFTA; encoded by the coding sequence ATGACTATCCACACCATCCTTGAAGAATTTAGACAAACAGCAACCTCTGAAAGAGACAAGGGGGATAAGTTTGAGCGTCTTATTTTACAATACTTGCAAACTGATCCTATTTATCAAGAGCATTTCAGTAAGGTTTGGTTATGGATGGATTTCCCTTTGCGTAATCATGCACCAGATACGGGGATTGATTTAGTCGCCCAAGAACGGGATACTGGTGATTATTGTGCCATTCAATGTAAATTTTACGATCGAACCTACACTTTAGAGAAGAAAGATATTGACTCATTTTTTACTGCTTAA
- a CDS encoding AAA family ATPase, with translation MKNNNSKENHMESIKKWVKEEEQKTRIMFSEIEYIIDKYEDDPAIQKSLLHRLVKKNKMTLQDVLLPFFDYSSKREDDNFIDITKLENKQILFVIEDFIPSNSVILLFGNSGVGKSTLTYSWAYHVATGKDWNGRKVKQGKVLIIQLEENLQTINNRWSQVKNDTPENTVFVKKSYSGTFTYQLKKYIKEYSPNLIIIDSFSAVNSLNGTKENDASSAFILYDLNKIADENNVSIIICHHENKSGGYRGSTAISAAVSEVIRFYKPTDHEKNKRVLEVTKTRQGENYKYVLEGDENKNYLNWTIVGESNENKANPEKDNSLSKIQDYLNQIRPEKVSNKTIADETGLKLDTVKKALDRYFKYPDKHPDIKIEREKIDRGYIYSSGVTMRTVELVEDINDDDRESKIVSLCPSNGYDPDLAGHIVGDSSQGQNENVDDNSIDVVSEVVEKVPSPPLLQTANIPQSVSDEEFLMKKMMDYCLQSYQEEEDSKCWEVFVSLKEQWKQEVSARGYNSTNLWKVTKNRLENAHGKVSDRLYRLSLENQSKTKVA, from the coding sequence ATGAAAAATAATAATAGCAAGGAGAATCACATGGAAAGTATCAAAAAATGGGTGAAAGAAGAGGAACAAAAAACAAGAATAATGTTTTCAGAAATAGAGTATATTATAGATAAGTATGAAGATGATCCAGCTATACAAAAAAGTCTTTTACACAGACTGGTAAAGAAAAACAAGATGACGTTACAAGATGTCCTTTTGCCGTTTTTTGACTATTCATCGAAGAGAGAAGATGATAATTTTATTGATATTACAAAGCTAGAAAATAAACAGATTTTATTTGTCATTGAAGATTTTATACCAAGTAATTCTGTAATCTTACTTTTTGGTAATTCGGGAGTAGGAAAAAGCACTTTGACTTATTCATGGGCTTATCATGTGGCAACTGGAAAAGATTGGAATGGAAGAAAGGTAAAACAAGGAAAAGTATTAATTATTCAGTTGGAGGAGAATTTACAAACGATTAATAATCGATGGAGTCAAGTGAAAAATGATACCCCAGAAAATACAGTTTTTGTAAAAAAAAGTTATAGTGGCACATTCACTTATCAATTAAAAAAATATATCAAGGAATATAGCCCTAATCTGATAATTATTGACAGTTTTAGTGCTGTAAATTCTTTAAATGGTACAAAGGAAAATGATGCTTCTTCTGCTTTTATTTTGTATGACCTAAATAAAATTGCTGATGAAAATAATGTTAGTATTATCATTTGTCATCATGAAAATAAAAGTGGCGGTTATCGAGGTTCGACAGCCATATCTGCGGCAGTTTCTGAAGTGATACGCTTTTATAAACCCACAGATCATGAAAAGAATAAGAGAGTTCTGGAAGTAACTAAAACTAGACAGGGAGAAAATTATAAATATGTTTTAGAAGGAGATGAAAATAAGAATTATCTGAATTGGACGATCGTGGGGGAATCTAATGAGAATAAAGCCAATCCTGAGAAAGATAATTCATTAAGTAAAATACAAGATTATTTGAATCAAATTCGCCCTGAGAAGGTTAGTAATAAAACCATTGCGGATGAAACTGGGTTGAAACTAGATACCGTCAAGAAAGCTCTCGATCGATATTTCAAATATCCTGACAAGCATCCTGACATCAAAATTGAACGGGAGAAGATAGATAGAGGCTATATTTATAGTTCGGGGGTAACAATGAGAACCGTTGAACTGGTAGAAGATATTAATGATGACGATCGAGAGTCTAAAATCGTGTCCCTTTGTCCCTCTAATGGCTATGATCCAGATTTAGCAGGGCATATAGTCGGGGACAGTTCTCAAGGACAAAATGAAAATGTCGATGATAATTCTATTGATGTCGTATCTGAAGTTGTTGAGAAAGTTCCTTCTCCCCCTCTCCTCCAAACGGCGAATATACCTCAATCAGTATCTGATGAAGAGTTCCTAATGAAAAAGATGATGGACTATTGTTTACAATCTTATCAGGAAGAGGAGGATTCTAAATGTTGGGAAGTATTCGTTTCTTTAAAAGAACAATGGAAACAAGAAGTTAGTGCGAGGGGGTATAATTCTACTAATCTTTGGAAAGTTACTAAAAACAGGCTCGAAAATGCTCATGGTAAGGTGTCCGATCGTTTATATAGATTATCACTAGAAAATCAAAGTAAAACTAAGGTAGCTTAA
- a CDS encoding CHC2 zinc finger domain-containing protein, with amino-acid sequence MSNFLSVYKEALNKLSIEVLYPNLSITIRSSNSYNCHCPFHNHNSKEGTAFIIFKDTKRFKCLSCRISGDPVDYQYSLNLGFFQSSQNNKETQKELMQEIISEANLDNKIEHISQNIDSVALNKDDKSHDILEDFYKFCRSQLWIGKEEYTEKSKSYLPLGVQNDNNKIRELKEKANKALSYLISRGFTEEQILNLEIGFYSSFEYLRAYMMRKYHFVNEVKSLKIVWNGYEDYLTFAWRDVKGNPSTCYFRYPDKNVPEGKKRLCALKGENTKSCPLFLDRVLQANHKNNLIAVEGILYSSRL; translated from the coding sequence ATGTCTAATTTTTTATCAGTATATAAAGAAGCTCTAAATAAATTATCTATTGAGGTTTTATATCCTAATTTATCTATTACAATTCGTTCCTCAAATAGTTATAATTGTCATTGTCCTTTTCATAATCACAATTCTAAAGAAGGAACGGCTTTTATTATTTTTAAAGATACAAAAAGATTTAAGTGTTTAAGCTGTAGAATTTCTGGTGATCCTGTTGATTATCAATATTCTTTAAACTTAGGATTTTTTCAGAGTTCGCAAAATAATAAGGAAACACAAAAGGAATTAATGCAAGAAATAATTAGTGAAGCAAATTTAGATAATAAAATTGAACATATATCTCAAAATATAGATTCAGTTGCTTTAAATAAAGACGATAAAAGTCACGATATTTTAGAAGATTTTTATAAGTTTTGTCGATCGCAATTATGGATAGGGAAAGAGGAATATACTGAAAAATCTAAAAGCTATTTACCTTTAGGGGTACAAAATGATAATAATAAAATAAGGGAATTAAAAGAGAAGGCAAACAAGGCTTTAAGCTATTTAATTAGTAGAGGATTTACAGAGGAGCAAATTTTAAATTTAGAGATTGGTTTTTATTCTAGTTTTGAATATTTAAGAGCCTATATGATGCGTAAATATCATTTTGTAAATGAGGTTAAATCTTTAAAAATTGTTTGGAATGGTTATGAGGATTATTTGACTTTTGCTTGGCGAGATGTAAAGGGCAATCCTTCTACTTGTTATTTCCGTTATCCAGATAAAAATGTGCCTGAAGGAAAGAAACGTTTATGTGCTTTAAAGGGAGAAAATACTAAAAGTTGTCCGCTATTTTTAGATAGAGTTTTACAAGCAAATCATAAAAATAATTTAATTGCTGTGGAGGGAATTTTATACTCATCAAGGTTATAA
- a CDS encoding RNA-guided endonuclease InsQ/TnpB family protein: protein MINLNYEYRIYPEPSPEETLLRWLFACRQVYNYCLAERKDWIKSRKSPIDQCSLVNEYIIPAQTKYPDYYYQKRQLTEAKKTNPELKEVPSQVLQEVVGKVDKAFRSFHNRGYGFPRFRKRIRSMVFPQFKTNPIVGNQIKLPKIGDIEINLHRPIPEGFVVKQVQVVNKASGWYVICTIQSEGNIPDPIPDLSYSSLGIDLGFSSLIATSRNEIIDRPKFLIALQSKLTSLQRELKDKVKGSNNWKKACKKIVQLHEYIHRVRKDYHFKLAHYLCDQAKMIFIEAIDFKSWGRGMLRKHSLDFAFGAFVDILTLVAKKRDVYLLKVDKDYTSQTCPNCNTLTGKKELKERVHCCSECGFTIDRDVAAAMVIEQRGLTAVGQTVLQSVEDRGIGAVEKSTARTTRRSRKSK, encoded by the coding sequence ATGATCAACTTGAACTACGAATACCGCATCTATCCAGAGCCATCACCGGAGGAAACCCTCTTGCGGTGGCTTTTTGCGTGTCGTCAAGTTTATAATTATTGTCTGGCAGAACGAAAAGATTGGATAAAATCAAGGAAGTCTCCCATTGATCAATGTTCGTTGGTTAATGAGTATATTATTCCTGCGCAAACGAAATATCCCGACTATTACTACCAAAAGCGACAACTAACGGAAGCTAAGAAAACAAATCCTGAATTAAAGGAAGTTCCATCTCAAGTTCTCCAAGAGGTTGTTGGCAAAGTCGATAAGGCTTTCAGGTCTTTTCATAATAGAGGGTATGGGTTTCCCCGTTTCCGCAAAAGGATTCGCTCAATGGTGTTTCCCCAATTCAAAACTAATCCTATTGTTGGTAATCAAATCAAACTACCAAAGATAGGCGATATTGAGATTAATTTGCATCGACCGATTCCCGAAGGATTTGTAGTTAAGCAAGTCCAAGTAGTGAATAAAGCATCGGGTTGGTATGTCATTTGTACAATCCAGTCTGAGGGGAATATCCCAGACCCTATTCCAGATTTGTCTTATTCTAGTCTAGGCATAGATTTGGGATTCTCCAGTCTTATAGCTACATCGAGAAATGAGATTATTGATAGACCTAAATTCCTGATTGCTCTACAAAGCAAGTTGACATCACTGCAACGTGAGCTAAAAGACAAAGTAAAAGGGTCTAATAATTGGAAAAAAGCCTGTAAGAAAATTGTACAGTTACATGAATATATCCATCGAGTCAGGAAAGATTATCATTTTAAACTAGCTCATTATTTGTGTGATCAAGCTAAAATGATCTTCATTGAAGCAATAGACTTTAAGTCATGGGGAAGAGGGATGTTGCGTAAGCACTCCCTAGACTTTGCTTTTGGTGCTTTTGTCGATATTCTGACTCTAGTGGCGAAAAAAAGAGACGTATATCTTCTAAAAGTTGATAAGGATTATACGTCTCAAACTTGTCCAAATTGCAATACTCTTACTGGGAAAAAAGAGTTGAAAGAACGAGTCCATTGTTGTTCTGAGTGCGGTTTTACGATTGATCGTGACGTAGCCGCCGCTATGGTAATAGAACAACGTGGGTTAACAGCCGTTGGGCAGACGGTGTTGCAGTCTGTGGAGGATCGTGGTATCGGGGCTGTGGAGAAATCGACAGCTAGAACCACCCGAAGAAGCAGAAAATCCAAGTAG